A genomic region of Plasmodium malariae genome assembly, chromosome: 14 contains the following coding sequences:
- the PmUG01_14066100 gene encoding asparagine-rich protein, putative, translating into MEEVKVEGGKDARKEDGCKKKGNVVEQNDKRDSNSKNEETLKSGGGSSSSSGGGGSGYLFNLLDRLNNLKKIKPKVTGEDEENANSNVSRNDDKKGGVGEEIKKSKSENENSKMEAKKEEKKEAKVEAKVEVKKSEVTEKEAGIDLVCEKVNVSKVEVSKKEELTEEMKDKDERDSKHGSEWSSEHNSEQRAEELIGEECTAASNNNSVVVDGVNRKDAREYDEKEVNQSSELKKENHHANSVSTNNSRSRSSNSRSSGSSSGSGSNISSSSRNDGCGNNELEVEKIYVHELDRMEKLIKEIRRNEELYGDEANNLFLLYNDLYSCMLENLEHVNMTNKDVKLLLKEEIEKLKENSNLIYSFLKNGKNEKNSILLNTNDALLNEIKNSFFDFLKKKLNGEYYDVNFEDNIVTNRNVHMICLILCRKQVINMLEEVYKSIMFYAVDEQDDEEGNVSSGSASSINKTSSSMVVKRLRNMNSLMLFLNTANATYSCDNANENRSGGSGMNSGNSSSSRSRHYNHVNVKRETQDEGIDNEEDVNINNDNNNVQQEDEERVQYGRKTNLSTMSNGNNKGNKINKLNLNKKAMTNYVRKENNETQISLSTCLTESSSLIDKKFKEKLCKKKIINNLEHCSGGGIILEKPLSKNALYECANGNISGNVSGNVSGNVSGNVSGNVSGNTGGNASSGGHDGANSHLTNGNSSSGNHHNNNNNSTNDYFSDMMVYISWVPKSARCQYPLELPKNSAERNKLAEYIEAKEQMLYILRLMGYDEIDNIYFHPPKGSHIKIKFRTLGCMNKFLKAYKNTPDKWKEDMFNFFNIPLRSSISVRDLRIERAVPRSSAAEFKKIKKFNKNYHDLFLFKDNYNLCEDVNNNNSSSNNNNNNIGSSISNHNNVSSSGNNSALEKMEKINFHYDTYNKHIVMQNNRAGMMNNNNSGAGAGGGLPTSSSSGMMTIRKMNENKKSFPRIMMKGSNSMIHTEYGNNNMISSSGLMMGEMNSIAGVGGGGVAVVGGGIESCNSNSNSNMILNMDSHNNSRSSNNMSCRTNLMNGALAFTANNNSTTTAGTTSATTTTTATPVLMSNGLLSKNNSGNSSSIMNTNGNTSSNSNNNINNINNINNSNINNINNIDNIMNGNYSNDSIKNAAHNIKDNNSSNTTNTTKVFLGPKIGNNISSGYVGGSMSANFGSVSGNIGGNIGGGSMSGSGYHNSSNVPGVVCMNNKGVNMNKLNYNINHSCTMFTPRNSSRNVYALKNNKSSGINNRCVGGGAGPHLVNSNFLNTNTIHTMNKDFIQNGTYGFKKPTHYASFSNNACTNVNSLNDHIFSFNSGINRSNHNGVIGSASSVSGIRDVSSNLNSTMNNVSGSNNESNNGSNNSSNNSSNNSTRGTPNMSASINHFGNSHNIDPTNSSKDKSTLRNFKGCYLGSNSANTTSGNNSGNSSNANCNVIGSGSANSNAINFSVNNNGNDSCTSSRSCNGFNNSGGNSCRNNTNNGGSSMVNDASIHGIGLMKAHSNISSINSVNNMSNMANMGNLNGSSSCSSSININNSSVSKKCSAELMTEKYTQNDELKDDLKNLINIDFINDTDMDYEEEEEEEESPQVNKSLVRNVSHMHRPPNSKSFNTLNSCINEDLLKGGNREVDGNNCNRGYSDGSSSSSSSSNRNRNNRSYSSSNNSSRSNGDVKTREYEKMHMSNVKKESNYMMMNKSEGEEEQQQECKPHHQRHSKDEMNFNENEFAYSSANIVSNTNTNNSNSNKVVLGSGSADGAAVVMSDGYNNYFAKDDKSNLYDSNSIGNGTGNIKKNGKNVFTYYNSAMEQATAVQGVENSSSGGVHNNVNINQGNNNNSSSTSSSSGNNISLNMDVTSINDSYSTLKHVNNINRNGSNGRSGSSSHNINNNGNPSTIYRNSVKPKAYMNELSLNNAFGSSTGNKYDENFCEIKKKEEKMARESGGEECGMELNNNKEDKNNSNSSSNGYSSNSSNNKSFLNYPFHTPRVENNQNFSDKYVNFF; encoded by the coding sequence atgGAGGAAGTGAAAGTTGAAGGGGGTAAAGATGCACGAAAAGAAGACGGGTGCAAGAAGAAAGGGAATGTCGTTGAGCAGAATGATAAGAGAGATAGTAATAGTAAGAATGAAGAAACGTTGAAAAGTGGAGGTGgaagtagtagtagcagtggAGGAGGAGGGAGTGGTtacttatttaatttattagatcgtttaaataatttaaaaaaaataaagccgAAGGTTACAGGGGAAGATGAGGAAAATGCAAATAGTAATGTAAGTCGTAATGATGACAAGAAAGGAGGTGTAggtgaagaaataaaaaaaagtaaaagtgaaaatgaaaattcaaaaatggaagcaaaaaaagaggaaaaaaaggaagcaaAAGTGGAAGCAAAAGTGGAAGTGAAAAAGAGTGAAGTTACAGAGAAAGAAGCCGGAATAGACCTAGTTTGTGAAAAGGTAAATGTAAGCAAAGTAGAAGTTAGCAAAAAAGAAGAGTTAACTGAGGAAATGAAGGACAAAGACGAACGGGATAGTAAACATGGTAGTGAATGGAGTAGTGAACACAATAGTGAACAACGTGCAGAAGAGCTAATTGGTGAAGAATGTACTGCTgctagtaataataatagtgtGGTGGTGGATGGTGTTAATAGAAAAGATGCACGAGAATATGATGAAAAGGAGGTGAACCAGTCAAGTGAATTGAAGAAAGAAAATCATCATGCCAATAGTGTAAGTACCAATAATAGTAGAAGCCGTAGTAGTAATAGTCGTAGTAGCGGAAGCAGCAGTGGAAGTGGCAGTAATAttagtagcagtagtagaaACGACGGTTGTGGCAATAATGAGCTCGAggtagaaaaaatatatgtgcatgaGTTAGATCgaatggaaaaattaattaaagaaataagAAGGAATGAGGAGCTATATGGTGATGAAGCGAACAATTTGttccttttatataatgatcTATACAGTTGTATGTTAGAAAATTTAGAACATGTAAATATGACAAATAAGGATGTTaagttattattaaaagaagaaatagagaaattaaaagaaaatagtaatttaatatattcatttttaaaaaatggcaaaaatgaaaagaatagCATTCTGTTAAATACGAATGATGCATTGTTAAATGAGATAAAAAATTcgttttttgattttttaaaaaaaaaattaaatggtGAATATTATGACGTAAATTTTGAAGATAACATAGTAACAAATCGAAATGTTCATATGatatgtttaattttatgtagaaagcaagtaataaatatgttgGAGGAGGTGTACAAGAgtattatgttttatgcAGTAGATGAGCAGGATGATGAAGAAGGCAACGTCAGTAGTGGTAGTGCTAGTAGTATCAATAAAACTAGCAGCAGTATGGTTGTAAAGAGATTAAGAAATATGAATAGTCTTATGCTATTCCTGAACACAGCCAATGCCACGTACAGCTGTGACAATGCTAATGAAAATAGAAGCGGCGGTAGCGGCATGAATAGCGGAAACAGCAGCAGCAGCAGGAGTCGTCATTACAACCATGTGAATGTTAAGCGAGAAACTCAAGATGAGGGAATTGACAATGAGGAGGATGTGAACATCAATAATGATAACAACAATGTTCAGCAGGAGGACGAGGAGCGTGTACAATATGGACGTAAAACAAATTTAAGCACAATGAGtaatggaaataataaaggaaataaaataaacaagttaaatttaaataaaaaggcaATGACAAATTATGTTCGTAAAGAAAACAACGAAACGCAAATTAGCTTGTCCACGTGCTTAACGGAATCTTCATCATTGATTGATAAGAAATTCAAGGAAAAactatgtaaaaaaaaaattattaataacttGGAGCACTGTAGTGGGGGAGGCATAATCTTAGAGAAACCCCTGTCGAAAAATGCGCTTTACGAGTGTGCAAATGGGAATATCAGCGGTAATGTTAGCGGTAATGTAAGCGGTAATGTAAGCGGTAATGTTAGCGGTAATGTTAGCGGTAATACTGGCGGAAACGCTAGTAGTGGTGGGCATGACGGTGCTAATAGCCATTTGACCAATGGAAACAGCTCAAGTGGAAACCAccataataacaataacaactCGACAAATGATTATTTCAGTGATATGATGGTTTATATTTCATGGGTGCCGAAAAGTGCAAGATGCCAGTACCCGTTAGAATTACCAAAAAATTCAGCTGAAAGAAATAAGCTAGCAGAGTATATTGAAGCAAAGGAGCAaatgttgtatatattaagatTAATGGGTTATGATGAAAtagataatatttatttccaCCCACCTAAAGGAtcacatattaaaataaagtttCGAACATTAGGTtgtatgaataaatttttaaaagcatACAAAAATACTCCAGATAAATGGAAAGAAgatatgtttaatttttttaatattccaTTGAGAAGTAGTATATCTGTGCGAGATCTAAGAATCGAAAGAGCTGTGCCTAGATCCTCTGCTGcggaatttaaaaaaataaaaaaatttaacaaaaattatcatGACCTGTTTCTGTTTAAGGATAATTATAATCTATGTGAGGATGTCAACAATAACAACAGCAgcagtaacaataacaataacaacatTGGTAGTAGTATTAGTAATCATAACAACGTTAGTAGTAGTGGTAACAACAGTGCGCttgaaaaaatggaaaaaataaattttcactATGATACATACAACAAACACATTGTTATGCAGAATAATAGAGCGGGAATGATGAATAACAACAACAGTGGTGCTGGTGCTGGTGGTGGTCTGCCTACTAGTAGCAGTAGTGGTATGATGACGATAAGGAAAATGAacgaaaacaaaaaaagttttCCAAGAATTATGATGAAGGGGAGTAACAGTATGATACATACTGAGTACGGAAACAACAATATGATTAGTAGTAGTGGTTTGATGATGGGGGAGATGAACAGCATAGCTGGTGTAGGAGGAGGAGGTGTTGCAGTGGTAGGTGGAGGTATTGAAAGttgtaatagtaatagtaatagtaacatgATTCTGAACATGGATAGTCATAACAATAGTAGAAGTAGTAACAATATGAGCTGCCGGACGAATCTTATGAATGGAGCTCTTGCATTTACAGCAAACAATAATAGTACTACAACTGCTGGCACTACTAGTGCTACGACTACTACCACTGCCACACCAGTATTGATGTCAAATGGTTTATTAAGTAAGAATAATAGCGGTAATAGCAGCAGCATTATGAATACTAATGGAAATActagtagtaatagtaataataatataaataatataaataatataaataatagtaatattaataatattaataatatcgATAACATAATGAATGGAAATTACAGTAATGATAGTATAAAGAATGCTGCCCATAATATAAAggataataatagtagtaacacCACTAATACCACCAAGGTGTTTTTAGGGCCCAAGATTggaaataatattagtagTGGTTATGTGGGAGGCAGCATGAGTGCAAATTTTGGCAGTGTAAGCGGTAACATAGGTGGTAATATAGGAGGCGGAAGTATGAGTGGAAGTGGATATCATAATAGTTCAAACGTACCAGGAGTTGTatgtatgaataataaaggagtaaatatgaacaaattaaattataatattaatcaTAGTTGTACAATGTTTACTCCTAGAAATTCTTCAAGGAATGTTTATGCTttgaagaataataaaagtagTGGTATAAATAATAGATGTGTTGGAGGAGGAGCAGGACCCCATTTGGTGAactcaaattttttaaatacaaatactATACATACTATGAATAAAGATTTTATACAGAATGGAACTTATGGTTTTAAAAAGCCGACTCATTATGCTTCATTTTCCAATAATGCCTGTACTAATGTAAATTCTTTGAAtgatcatattttttcctttaacaGTGGCATAAATAGAAGCAACCATAATGGTGTTATTGGCAGTGCTAGTAGTGTTAGTGGTATTAGAGACGTTAGTAGTAATTTGAATAGCACAATGAACAATGTAAGTGGAAGTAATAATGAAAGCAATAATGGTAGCAATAATAGCAgcaataatagtagtaacaatTCTACTAGAGGTACTCCAAATATGAGCGCAAGCATAAATCACTTTGGTAATAGCCATAATATAGACCCTACAAATAGTAGTAAAGACAAAAGTActttaagaaattttaaaggCTGTTACTTGGGTAGTAATTCTGCAAACACTACTAGTGGTAATAATAGtggtaatagtagtaatgcTAATTGTAATGTTATTGGAAGTGGAAGTGCTAATTCGAAtgctattaatttttctgtaaataataatggaaatGATAGTTGTACTAGTAGCAGAAGCTGTAATGGCTTTAACAACAGTGGTGGTAATAGTTGTAGGAATAATACCAATAATGGAGGAAGTAGTATGGTGAATGATGCAAGCATTCATGGTATTGGGCTTATGAAAGCACACAGCAATATTAGTAGTATTAACAGCGTTAACAATATGAGCAATATGGCCAACATGGGAAATTTGAATGGTAGTAGTAGTTGTAGTAGTAGTATCAATATTAACAACAGCAGTGTTAGTAAGAAGTGTAGTGCAGAACTAATGACCGAAAAATATACGCAGAATGACGAACTGAAggatgatttaaaaaatttaataaatatcgATTTTATTAATGACACAGATATGGACTATGAGGAAGAGGAGGAGGAGGAGGAGAGTCCTCAGGTAAACAAATCGCTTGTGAGAAATGTAAGTCATATGCATAGACCACCGAATTCGAAATCATTCAACACGCTTAATAGTTGTATTAATGAAGACTTATTGAAAGGGGGAAATAGAGAAGTGGATGGTAATAACTGTAACCGTGGTTATAGTGATGGTAGTAGCTctagcagtagtagtagcaaTAGGAATAGGAATAACCGTAGTTACAGCAGTAGCAATAACAGTAGTAGGAGTAATGGTGATGTGAAGACAAGGGAATATGAAAAGATGCACATGAGCAATGTGAAGAAAGAATCAAATTATATGATGATGAACAAGAGTGAAGGGGAGGAGGAACAACAGCAGGAATGCAAGCCTCACCATCAGCGGCACTCAAAGGATGAAAtgaattttaatgaaaacgAGTTTGCCTATTCCAGTGCAAATATAGTAAGTAATACCAATactaataatagtaatagtaacaaaGTAGTGTTGGGGAGTGGAAGTGCTGATGGTGCGGCAGTTGTTATGTCGGATGGGTATAACAACTATTTTGCCAAGGACGACAAGTCTAATTTATATGATAGTAATAGCATTGGTAATGGCACTGGTAATATTAAGAAGAATGGAAAAAACGTGTTTACCTATTATAACAGTGCAATGGAACAAGCAACGGCAGTGCAAGGAGTTGAAAATAGCAGTAGTGGTGGTGTACATAATAACGTTAATATTAACCAAGGAAACAACAATAACAGTAGCAGTACTAGCAGCAGTAGTGGTAACAATATATCGTTAAACATGGATGTTACGTCCATTAACGACAGTTACAGTACATTGAaacatgttaataatattaacagaAATGGTAGTAATGGTCGTAGTGGTAGTAGTAGTCATAACATCAATAATAATGGCAATCCATCTACCATATATAGAAACAGCGTGAAACCAAAAGCATACATGAATGAACTATCATTGAATAATGCATTTGGTAGTAGCACtggaaataaatatgatgaaaatttttgtgaaataaaaaaaaaagaggaaaagaTGGCGAGAGAATCAGGAGGGGAAGAGTGTGGTATGGAATTGAATAATAACAAGGAGGACaagaataatagtaatagcagtagtaatggttatagtagtaatagtagcAACAATAAAAGTTTTTTGAACTACCCTTTTCACACACCGCGTGTTGAGAATAATCAGAATTTTTCAGATAAATAtgttaactttttttaa
- the PmUG01_14066200 gene encoding conserved Plasmodium protein, unknown function, with the protein MLNSKKYENLSKYDLNLSKNDIIKKKKKNDLKNILLFPSLFWFNGVFSPPIPLFKYDYGNTYNVRIKDYVTCSVHKHSVIIRRIRKNEILSISMFNDKKVLSCLFYIEIGQLLELAYFSKRPFSFPPSTAFTNEKGDKEGEKKGKEEGMQVEVVEMENKSMHVSPGRKTNYHLFCYNEKNEIHLYDVENNISVLSFCEKEQITSMHFNFLYINRKNSLYNKLQNDVYEGNIKVVNMDNVEKKIEQKNRYCFELLQEIWTRAGSGSDSGGDSGSGSGSGSGGDSGSDILKSVFYALIYGDSEGCVYLFIPQKKVKIKKILNKNEKIVFIETNVKEYFKIKSINDLLQKIKNNCYIFVAYKDKIHIINFYIFEIYFVVNLGEDKIFSLTSTFNYDLEENYLSFSTKSYVKIFNINKREELLHIELSAQHSLERGNSSSVKSEAVNSNLMQLYGDVVVRNNKFASSNCYYNDGGGVGVYCKADGVARIHAVEAEEEEEEEEEEEEQQGQKQKFQQKRQQQQQKPQGRQDGGPIWEKIEKEQKNYICVYFSAKDSNIYISKGKGMIYVYNIRENKMINCFNLRCKCIFYLFYFTLSKKEYLYVYDSEKYYCLYLINENNIIYKTFTLSAWVYHILCARTNILFSLGNENVYNIDLKRYKTAFFLKPIYYKNMNICVYLVKHPHLPIIAFINKNQLFGFFFQPLDVNGVEAGMEEVRYKRNETVIIPAIRENQNVISLCWFLKRKELLVADKRCINFEGYHNDEMLNVQGVCENGYHESTVTSIVYSEDSLQTREEWEQQKRKRRCERRSETEAIITSKKKYEHVHNKYYDTYLTVLNENALYLYNIANAELIQLSHTHHDLLNSTIFPLKGRKKFTASTKLNDMYYMFIFSENSLLIFDENLKFASCKIKIDERINKMYIQENIIFIHSNSYVYFSFLWPIVMCAYSKDILTSNTSTTEPIPDTHCHTKKYYYPEFTFTRIPLKQSLKIVLFDFYYTGNDLYIAIYSKKKKIFVYRVLNVSGTSESVGASASANARNNDVTNKRADAWREDDKKKDKMNINLQIDSQLIAQFHNFYIFDNINKVGSILSMKFFYSVPKKKIYLIFGGLEQFLFSWDFLKYPIVRRK; encoded by the coding sequence ATGCTCAATAGTAAGAAATACGAAAATTTGAGCAAGTACGATTTGAACTTaagtaaaaatgatataattaaaaaaaagaaaaaaaatgatttaaagaatattttgttGTTCCCTTCTTTATTTTGGTTCAACGGGGTGTTTTCACCTCCCATAcctctttttaaatatgactATGGCAATACTTACAATGTTAGAATAAAAGATTATGTAACATGTTCAGTTCATAAACATAGTGTTATTATAAGAAGAATtcgtaaaaatgaaatattaagcATTAGTATGTTCAATGATAAGAAAGTTTTATCATGTTTATTTTACATCGAAATTGGACAACTTTTGGAATTAGCTTATTTCAGCAAAAGACCTTTTTCCTTTCCACCCTCTACTGCTTTTACAAATGAAAAGGGAGACAAggaaggggaaaaaaaaggaaaagaagagGGGATGCAGGTGGAGGTAGTGGAGATGGAAAACAAATCAATGCATGTATCACCAGGGCgaaaaacaaattatcaTCTGTTTTGTTACAACGAAAAGAatgaaatacatttatatgatgTTGAAAATAACATATCCGTTTTAAGTTTCTGTGAGAAAGAACAAATAACGAGCATGCATTTTAATTTCCTGTacataaatagaaaaaatagtttatataataaattacagAATGATGTGTATGAAGGAAATATTAAGGTAGTGAATATGGACAACGTGGAGAAGAAAATTGAGCAGAAGAACAGGTACTGCTTTGAGCTGTTACAAGAGATATGGACCCGCGCTGGAAGTGGCAGTGATAGTGGAGGTGATAGCGGAAGTGGTAGCGGAAGTGGTAGTGGAGGTGATAGCGGAAGTGATATTTTGAAGAGCGTTTTTTATGCCCTTATATATGGAGATAGTGAAGGGTGTGTGTACTTGTTCATCCCtcagaaaaaagtaaaaataaaaaagatattaaataaaaatgaaaaaattgttttcatCGAAACGAatgtaaaagaatattttaagataaaaagtataaacgatttattgcaaaaaattaaaaataattgctACATTTTTGTAGCATATAAAGacaaaattcatataattaatttttatatatttgaaatatattttgttgtaAATTTGGGGGAGGACAAAATATTTAGTCTCACTTCAACATTTAATTATGATTtagaagaaaattatttgtcTTTTTCTACTAAAtcttatgtaaaaatttttaatattaataaaagagaAGAATTACTACATATCGAGTTGAGTGCTCAGCATTCCCTAGAGAGGGGTAATAGCAGTTCGGTTAAGAGCGAAGCAGTTAACTCTAACTTGATGCAATTGTATGGGGATGTTGTTGTAAGAAACAATAAGTTCGCTTCTAGCAACTGTTATTATAACGACGGAGGAGGGGTAGGAGTTTACTGTAAAGCAGATGGAGTTGCGCGAATCCATGCAGTTGAAGCAGAGGAGGAGGAggaggaagaagaagaagaagaggaacAACAAGGACAGAAGCAGAAGTTCCAACAGAAACGGCAGCAACAACAGCAGAAGCCTCAAGGACGACAAGATGGGGGGCCCATTTGGGAGAAAATCGAAAAGGaacaaaagaattatatatgcGTTTATTTCAGTGCAAAGGacagtaatatatatatatcgaaAGGCAAAGGAATGATTTATGTATACAATAtaagggaaaataaaatgataaactGTTTTAATCTACGCtgtaaatgtattttttatttgttttattttactttaagtaaaaaagaatatttatatgtatatgactCGGAAAAATATTACTGTTTATATCtgataaatgaaaataatattatttataaaacgtTCACATTAAGTGCTTGGGTCTATCATATATTATGCGCTCGTaccaatattttattttccttaggAAATGAAaacgtatataatatagacctaaaaagatataaaactgcttttttcttaaaaccTATCTATTACAAGAATATGAATATTTGTGTATACCTCGTTAAGCACCCCCATCTACCTATCATAGcttttattaataagaaCCAGTTGTtcggttttttttttcaaccaCTTGATGTGAACGGAGTGGAAGCGGGAATGGAAGAAGTAAGGTACAAAAGGAATGAAACTGTTATAATACCCGCCATAAGGGAAAACCAAAATGTCATATCTTTATGCTGGTTTCTGAAGAGGAAGGAGCTTTTAGTAGCTGACAAACGTTGTATCAACTTTGAGGGGTATCATAACGATGAAATGTTGAATGTTCAAGGGGTTTGTGAGAATGGATATCATGAATCCACAGTTACATCAATAGTGTACAGTGAAGATTCATTACAAACGCGTGAAGAATGGGAGCagcaaaaaaggaaaagacgATGTGAAAGACGAAGTGAAACGGAAGCAATAATTacaagcaaaaaaaaatatgaacatgtgCATAACAAATATTACGATACATACCTTACTGTGTTAAATGAAAACGCTTTATACTTGTACAATATTGCAAATGCAGAACTAATACAGTTAAGCCATACGCATCACGATCTGTTAAATAGTACCATATTTCCTTTAAAAGGGAGGAAAAAATTTACTGCTTCAACAAAACTTAAtgatatgtattatatgttcattttttcgGAAAACAGTTTACTCATATTTGATGAAAACTTAAAATTCGCTAGTTGCAAGATAAAAATAGATGAacgcataaataaaatgtatatacaagaaaatatcatatttattcattccaATAGTTATGTTTACTTTTCCTTCCTGTGGCCAATAGTAATGTGTGCGTACTCAAAAGATATACTTACCTCGAACACATCTACTACTGAACCTATTCCAGATACTCATTGTCACACAAAGAAGTACTATTACCCCGAGTTCACTTTCACAAGAATACCATTAAAGCAGAGCTTAAAAATTGTTCTCTTTGATTTTTACTACACTGGAAATGATTTATATATCGctatttattcaaaaaaaaaaaaaatcttcgTTTATAGAGTACTAAATGTATCAGGTACAAGCGAAAGTGTGGGTGCTAGTGCAAGTGCAAATGCGCGAAACAATGATGTAACAAATAAAAGAGCGGACGCATGGAGAGaggatgataaaaaaaaggataagatgaatataaatttacaaatagaTTCTCAATTAATTGCACAGTTTCATAACTTCTACATCTTcgataacataaataaagtTGGTAGCATTTTATCCATGAAATTCTTTTATAGTGtacccaaaaaaaaaatttacttaatttttggCGGCCTCGAGCAGTTTCTATTCTCTTGGGACTTCCTCAAGTATCCCATCGTGCGGAGGAAGTAA